The Sphingomonas alpina genome has a segment encoding these proteins:
- a CDS encoding TonB-dependent receptor, translating to MAFQINRTLLLGAAPLALAIACAAPAHAQDAAQAAASAADQAAAPADEQIDTSTDDIIVVGTAGGGTRRQDAAFAVTSINAEDISRLAPSSTADLLHSVPGVSAESSGGQNGANIFVRGFPSGGDAEFVTLQSSGVPIFPPPTLSFLENTQLFRIDDTIARVEAVRGGTGALFSSGQPGLTVNFVQREGSQTAKGSVRISATDFGEVRGDAWVSGPLGANTTAMIGGYYAQSNGIRDPQFRAEKGGQITANIRHDFGQGSVLVYGRYLNDHGQWLLPVPVAQNGNSLSDFPGFDAQTGVLAGRETRFSTINTGRVVDLADGRGAKIFNGGVNFDYEIADGLKIRERASYMKGSADTVGLVPDGAPMTAADYAVAKYGAGSTIGSLTYVDGGGAVPGSTQVIQAGIWEVRKQIESFVNDLSLEFKSGDNTLTVGGYFAAYSSDDRWNLGNGQLLTAEEHGRRLNLTLGDGRQATRAGFVQGATFNVNAQYDGRDYAAYAVDEYQITPELRIDGGIRWQRHTVTGRLENNSFGVDTDGNPNTLYNNGTAVLNGTFSGLPKGDYSGSKLSWTAGINYDFSSQVGAFARYSRGNSFPFFDALRDGVTIAPKVDSYELGLKVSTPLVSAYATLFHNDFTGLGVSRIINNLPVISIGGARTTGIEFEGSIRPVQGFSIDLGATYLDSKYRNFFTNIDVSGLQVQRQPKWQWRVTPTYEHDFGGAKAAVFTTLSYIGDRFSDPENKQVLPKYYKLDAGVSLTVSEKIKLQVTGDNLTNRIGLTEGNPRIIGAQGSGTILARPILGRSFRFSVGYSF from the coding sequence ATGGCATTTCAGATCAATCGCACGCTGCTGCTCGGCGCGGCTCCGCTGGCTCTGGCGATCGCTTGCGCCGCGCCGGCCCATGCGCAGGATGCGGCACAAGCGGCCGCGTCGGCAGCCGACCAGGCCGCTGCACCGGCTGACGAGCAGATCGACACCAGCACCGACGACATCATCGTGGTCGGTACCGCCGGCGGCGGCACCCGTCGCCAGGATGCGGCCTTTGCCGTCACCTCGATCAATGCCGAGGATATTTCGCGGCTTGCGCCATCAAGCACCGCCGACCTGCTGCACTCGGTCCCCGGCGTCAGCGCGGAAAGCTCCGGCGGCCAGAACGGCGCCAACATCTTCGTGCGCGGCTTTCCCTCGGGCGGCGATGCGGAATTCGTGACGCTGCAGTCTTCCGGCGTCCCGATTTTCCCGCCGCCCACCTTGTCCTTCCTCGAAAATACCCAGCTGTTCCGCATCGACGACACGATCGCCCGGGTCGAGGCGGTGCGTGGCGGCACCGGCGCACTGTTCTCGTCGGGCCAGCCGGGCCTGACGGTCAACTTCGTGCAGCGCGAAGGCAGTCAGACGGCCAAGGGGTCGGTCCGGATCAGCGCGACCGATTTCGGCGAAGTGCGCGGCGATGCCTGGGTCTCCGGTCCGCTCGGCGCGAACACCACCGCGATGATCGGCGGTTATTATGCGCAGTCGAACGGTATCCGCGACCCGCAGTTCCGCGCCGAAAAGGGCGGTCAGATCACCGCCAATATCCGGCATGATTTCGGCCAGGGCTCGGTGCTCGTCTATGGCCGCTACCTCAACGATCATGGCCAGTGGCTGTTGCCGGTGCCGGTCGCCCAGAATGGCAACTCGCTCAGCGACTTTCCCGGTTTCGACGCGCAGACCGGCGTGCTGGCCGGGCGCGAGACGCGCTTCTCGACCATCAATACCGGGCGCGTGGTCGACCTGGCCGATGGCCGCGGCGCGAAAATCTTCAATGGCGGGGTGAATTTCGACTATGAAATCGCCGATGGACTGAAGATCCGCGAACGCGCCAGCTATATGAAGGGCAGCGCCGATACGGTTGGCCTGGTGCCCGATGGCGCGCCAATGACGGCGGCGGACTATGCCGTTGCGAAATATGGTGCGGGCAGCACAATCGGGTCGCTGACCTATGTCGATGGCGGCGGCGCGGTGCCTGGATCGACTCAGGTGATTCAGGCCGGCATCTGGGAAGTCCGCAAGCAGATCGAATCTTTCGTCAACGACCTGTCGCTCGAATTCAAGAGCGGCGACAACACACTGACCGTTGGTGGCTATTTCGCGGCCTATTCGTCGGATGATCGCTGGAACCTCGGCAATGGCCAGTTGCTGACCGCCGAGGAACATGGCCGTCGCCTCAACCTGACGCTTGGCGATGGTCGCCAGGCGACCCGTGCGGGCTTCGTCCAGGGGGCGACCTTCAACGTCAACGCGCAATATGACGGGCGGGATTATGCCGCCTATGCGGTCGACGAATATCAGATCACGCCGGAACTGCGCATCGATGGCGGCATTCGCTGGCAGCGTCACACGGTGACTGGGCGGCTGGAGAACAACAGTTTCGGCGTCGATACCGATGGCAATCCGAACACGCTGTACAATAACGGTACGGCGGTGCTGAACGGCACTTTTTCGGGGCTGCCCAAGGGCGATTACAGCGGCTCGAAGCTGTCATGGACGGCAGGCATCAACTATGATTTTTCCAGTCAGGTCGGCGCGTTCGCGCGCTACAGCCGCGGCAACAGCTTCCCGTTCTTCGATGCTCTGCGCGACGGTGTGACGATCGCGCCGAAGGTCGACAGCTATGAGCTGGGCCTGAAGGTATCGACTCCCTTGGTCAGCGCCTATGCGACCCTGTTCCATAATGATTTTACCGGCCTGGGCGTCAGCCGCATCATCAACAACCTTCCGGTGATCTCGATCGGCGGCGCGCGGACCACCGGTATCGAGTTCGAAGGATCGATCCGGCCGGTCCAGGGTTTCAGCATCGATCTCGGCGCGACCTATCTCGATTCGAAATATCGCAACTTCTTCACCAATATCGATGTCAGCGGCCTGCAGGTGCAGCGCCAGCCCAAATGGCAATGGCGCGTGACGCCGACCTATGAGCATGATTTCGGCGGCGCCAAGGCGGCGGTCTTCACCACGCTCAGCTATATCGGCGACCGTTTCTCCGATCCCGAGAACAAGCAGGTGCTGCCGAAATATTACAAGCTCGACGCCGGCGTGTCGCTGACGGTGTCGGAGAAGATCAAGCTGCAGGTCACCGGCGACAATCTGACCAACCGGATCGGCCTGACCGAAGGCAATCCCCGGATCATCGGCGCGCAAGGGTCCGGCACGATCCTCGCCCGCCCGATCCTGGGCCGGTCGTTCCGTTTCTCGGTCGGATACAGCTTCTGA
- a CDS encoding alpha/beta hydrolase fold domain-containing protein encodes MGAGSGALVEAIPVASVSGITVITLDYRMAPEARFPAASEDVAAAYRALLKTHKPGQIGIYGCSAGGMLTAESIAWIARQGLPRPAAIGMFCAGAAEMLGDSAVTGPALTGQPVTGPLKMAALPYFFGAKADDPLVVPIRDAKVLAAFPPSLLISGTRDFALSAVLKTHQELVRLGVEAELHVWDGMWHAFFSDPEPAESKESYAVMARFFDRHLAH; translated from the coding sequence GTGGGGGCGGGGTCGGGTGCGCTGGTCGAGGCGATCCCGGTCGCCTCCGTGTCGGGCATCACCGTCATCACGCTCGATTACCGCATGGCGCCGGAAGCGCGCTTCCCCGCCGCGAGCGAGGATGTGGCGGCCGCCTATCGCGCGCTGCTCAAGACGCACAAGCCGGGCCAGATCGGCATTTACGGTTGCTCGGCCGGCGGCATGCTGACTGCCGAATCGATTGCCTGGATCGCGCGCCAGGGGCTGCCGCGCCCGGCCGCGATCGGCATGTTCTGCGCCGGTGCGGCGGAGATGCTGGGTGATTCGGCGGTGACGGGGCCGGCGCTGACCGGCCAGCCGGTGACCGGGCCGCTAAAAATGGCGGCATTGCCCTATTTCTTCGGCGCAAAGGCCGATGATCCGCTGGTCGTGCCGATCCGCGATGCAAAGGTGCTGGCGGCGTTTCCGCCGTCGCTGCTGATCTCCGGCACGCGCGATTTCGCATTGAGCGCGGTGCTGAAAACGCATCAGGAACTGGTGCGGCTCGGCGTCGAGGCGGAACTGCATGTCTGGGACGGGATGTGGCACGCTTTCTTCTCCGATCCCGAGCCGGCGGAATCGAAGGAATCCTATGCGGTGATGGCGCGCTTCTTCGACCGGCACCTAGCGCATTGA
- a CDS encoding LacI family DNA-binding transcriptional regulator yields MADGVKQKRARAADPAGSTLTMSDIARLAKVSKPTVSRVLNGSPLVTAETRDRVLEVARANGYAVNRNAQKLRQSRANTVTVVLDFGSHRAGAIGDPFIFELLAGVSEALSIRDQDLLLSPPGLSDARGFQDLYRARATDGFIILGQGTRHVLLTSLAKAGLPLVVWGAVDPGGPYCAVGSDNLAGGRLAGERFLARGAKRWLFVGNIDHAEIDLRFKGLQQAARDSGQDIVIDHLAIDSMAYALTFQRAADYIRDHARPDAVFAFSDTAAMAVIGAFRAAGHQTPQDYALVGYNNIPPAAHFTPGITTIEQETGIAGAILVEKLMQLIDGTRPKSVMLPTRLIVRDT; encoded by the coding sequence ATGGCCGACGGGGTGAAACAGAAACGCGCACGTGCGGCCGATCCGGCCGGCAGTACGCTGACCATGAGCGACATTGCGCGACTCGCCAAGGTATCGAAACCGACCGTCTCACGCGTGCTCAACGGCAGCCCCCTGGTCACGGCGGAGACGCGCGACCGCGTGCTCGAGGTGGCGCGGGCCAATGGCTATGCGGTCAACCGCAATGCCCAGAAACTGCGCCAGTCGCGTGCCAACACCGTCACGGTGGTGCTCGATTTCGGATCGCACCGCGCCGGCGCGATCGGCGATCCGTTCATCTTCGAACTGCTTGCCGGCGTGTCGGAAGCCTTGTCGATCCGCGACCAGGACCTGTTGCTGTCGCCCCCGGGCCTGAGCGACGCGCGCGGGTTCCAGGATCTGTACCGCGCACGCGCGACCGACGGCTTCATCATCCTCGGGCAGGGCACGCGCCATGTCCTGCTGACCAGCCTGGCGAAGGCCGGCCTGCCGCTGGTGGTATGGGGCGCGGTCGATCCGGGCGGCCCTTATTGCGCAGTCGGCAGCGACAATCTCGCCGGCGGGCGCCTCGCCGGCGAGCGTTTCCTGGCGCGCGGCGCGAAACGCTGGCTGTTCGTCGGCAATATCGATCATGCCGAGATCGACCTGCGCTTCAAGGGGCTGCAACAGGCGGCGCGCGACAGCGGCCAGGATATCGTGATCGATCACCTGGCGATCGATTCCATGGCCTATGCGCTGACCTTTCAGCGCGCCGCCGACTATATCCGCGATCATGCGCGGCCCGATGCGGTGTTCGCCTTTTCCGACACCGCCGCCATGGCGGTGATCGGCGCCTTCCGCGCGGCCGGGCACCAGACGCCGCAGGATTATGCGCTGGTCGGCTACAACAACATCCCGCCCGCCGCGCACTTCACCCCCGGCATCACCACGATCGAGCAGGAGACCGGCATTGCCGGCGCGATCCTGGTCGAGAAATTGATGCAGCTGATCGACGGCACGCGGCCCAAATCGGTGATGCTGCCGACCCGATTGATCGTGCGCGACACCTGA
- a CDS encoding glycoside hydrolase family 65 protein, with product MNAKVERTEPASKSRIAIGDGGWTLSIDGPAPTQERWAETIFALANGAIGVRASIDELGGGDGSTFLTAAYEVSPIVYHERFRGFAETTDTRVPVAEAIGLDVAIGGSAIDFTTASAERTRRTLDLRSGVLTRETRWRLADGRRIAVRAERLVPLDGTTGYARRIAVSPIGFAAAIALTPRLLPAPTAAGQADDPRLGVNLHAHGFAPFGELRPEMVVEKLRGSGIAVAATQAIRGETQAQVVADGSISIEIFTGYAVVADATDPNHLSDIAAATAADLADTGFDALVDRQRAALDAFWRNAVVEIEGDEAAQGCETAATLRLNLFHLFQSAGRDGQGSAAAKGLTGQGYEGHYFWDTEVFMLPVLAVSAPEIARAMLAYRYATLDAAIANARALNHDQGALYAWRTIAGRECSAHYPSGSAEYHINAAIAYAIGFYDKATGDTGFLVEMGAEMLVQTARLWIALGAHEARTGQFCIRGVTGPDEYTALIDNNWYTNRMAQAHLRLAAEVVDRVAAAAPDAWANTAARIGYTPAEATAWTAAADAMRLPYDEKLRIDAQDDSFLDKPRWDLAGTPADKFPLLLHYHPMTLYRHQVAKQADLVLGLVLGGDGIDRERKRRAYDHYDSVTAHDSTLSACSFSILASDVGRSDEAWRHFRSTAFVDVDDLHHNTDHGVHMAAMAGSWLAFAWGFGGFRLREGAPSFAPTLPAAWRGYGFAMLWRGSRLRIDVDAGGATYRNLDGPAVSFAHRDQNITLAPGETRRLGA from the coding sequence ATGAACGCGAAGGTGGAGCGGACCGAGCCGGCGAGCAAGTCGCGCATCGCGATCGGCGATGGCGGCTGGACGCTGTCGATCGATGGGCCGGCACCGACCCAGGAACGCTGGGCCGAGACGATCTTCGCGCTGGCCAATGGAGCGATCGGCGTCCGCGCAAGCATCGACGAGCTTGGCGGCGGCGACGGATCGACCTTTCTGACCGCCGCCTATGAAGTCAGCCCGATCGTCTATCATGAGCGGTTCCGCGGCTTTGCCGAAACCACCGACACCCGCGTGCCGGTCGCCGAAGCGATCGGGCTGGACGTGGCGATCGGCGGCAGTGCGATCGATTTCACCACGGCATCGGCGGAGCGCACCCGGCGCACGCTCGACCTGCGATCGGGCGTACTGACCCGCGAGACGCGCTGGCGACTGGCCGATGGGCGCCGCATCGCCGTGCGCGCGGAGCGGCTCGTGCCGCTCGACGGCACCACCGGCTATGCGCGGCGCATCGCCGTGTCGCCGATCGGCTTTGCCGCCGCCATCGCGCTCACCCCGCGCCTGCTCCCCGCCCCGACCGCAGCAGGACAGGCCGACGATCCTCGGCTCGGCGTCAACCTCCACGCGCACGGCTTCGCCCCCTTTGGCGAGTTGCGACCGGAAATGGTCGTCGAAAAGCTGCGCGGCAGCGGCATCGCCGTCGCCGCGACCCAGGCGATACGCGGTGAGACACAGGCGCAGGTCGTGGCGGACGGCAGCATCTCGATCGAGATCTTCACCGGCTACGCGGTCGTGGCCGATGCGACCGATCCGAACCACCTGAGCGATATCGCAGCGGCGACCGCTGCCGATCTGGCCGATACCGGTTTCGACGCACTGGTCGATCGCCAGCGTGCGGCGCTCGACGCCTTCTGGCGGAACGCCGTGGTCGAGATCGAGGGCGACGAGGCGGCCCAAGGATGTGAAACCGCGGCCACGTTGCGGCTCAACCTGTTTCACCTGTTCCAGTCGGCCGGGCGCGACGGCCAGGGCAGCGCCGCTGCCAAGGGGCTGACCGGCCAGGGCTATGAAGGTCATTATTTCTGGGACACCGAAGTGTTCATGCTGCCGGTGCTCGCCGTTTCCGCGCCGGAGATCGCGCGGGCGATGCTGGCTTACCGCTATGCGACGCTCGACGCGGCGATCGCCAATGCCCGAGCGCTCAACCATGACCAGGGCGCTCTCTACGCGTGGCGCACCATCGCCGGACGCGAATGTTCGGCGCATTATCCCAGCGGCTCGGCCGAATATCATATCAATGCCGCGATCGCCTATGCGATCGGCTTTTACGACAAGGCGACCGGCGACACCGGCTTCCTGGTCGAAATGGGCGCGGAGATGCTGGTGCAGACCGCGCGGCTGTGGATCGCGCTTGGCGCGCATGAGGCGCGGACCGGCCAGTTCTGCATCCGCGGCGTCACCGGTCCGGACGAATATACCGCGCTGATCGACAATAACTGGTACACCAACCGCATGGCACAGGCGCATCTGCGCCTCGCGGCCGAGGTGGTCGACCGGGTCGCCGCCGCCGCGCCCGATGCCTGGGCAAACACCGCCGCGCGGATCGGCTATACCCCGGCCGAGGCCACCGCCTGGACCGCCGCCGCCGATGCGATGCGCCTGCCCTATGACGAGAAGCTGCGCATCGATGCGCAGGACGACAGCTTCCTCGACAAGCCGCGCTGGGACCTGGCCGGCACCCCGGCCGACAAATTCCCGCTGCTGCTGCATTATCACCCGATGACATTGTACCGGCATCAGGTCGCCAAACAGGCCGATCTGGTGCTTGGCCTGGTGCTGGGCGGCGACGGCATCGATAGGGAACGCAAGCGCCGCGCCTATGACCATTATGATTCGGTCACCGCGCATGATTCGACATTGTCGGCATGCAGCTTCAGCATATTGGCGAGCGATGTCGGGCGCAGCGACGAAGCGTGGCGGCATTTCCGCAGCACTGCGTTCGTCGATGTCGACGATCTGCACCACAATACCGATCACGGCGTGCACATGGCGGCGATGGCGGGCAGCTGGCTCGCCTTTGCCTGGGGCTTTGGCGGATTCCGCCTGCGCGAAGGCGCGCCAAGCTTCGCGCCGACACTGCCGGCGGCGTGGCGCGGATATGGCTTTGCCATGCTGTGGCGCGGGTCGCGGCTCAGGATCGATGTGGATGCCGGCGGC